A genome region from Pseudomonas sp. N3-W includes the following:
- a CDS encoding ammonium transporter translates to MENLQSAVDTLVHSSNTLFILIGAVMVLAMHAGFAFLEVGTVRQKNQVNALSKILSDFAVSTLAYFFIGYWISYGVTFMQPAAVLSADHGYGLVKFFFLLTFAAAIPAIISGGIAERARFVPQLCATALIVAFIYPFFEGMIWNGNYGLQAWLQERFGASFHDFAGSVVVHAMGGWLALAAVLLLGPRQGRYRDGRLVAFAPSSIPFLALGSWILIVGWFGFNVMSAQTLQGVSGLVAVNSLMAMVGGTMAALIVGRNDPGFLHNGPLAGLVAICAGSDLMHPVGALVTGAIAGALFVWCFTAAQSKWRIDDVLGVWPLHGLCGVWGGVACGIFGQASLGGLGGVSLISQLIGTTLGVVVALVGGFAVYGAIKAFHGLRLSQEEEYYGADLSVHKIGAVSQD, encoded by the coding sequence ATGGAAAATCTGCAAAGCGCTGTGGACACTCTGGTCCATAGCTCCAACACGTTGTTCATTCTGATCGGCGCGGTCATGGTGCTGGCCATGCACGCCGGGTTTGCCTTTCTGGAAGTCGGTACGGTCAGGCAAAAAAACCAGGTCAATGCCTTGTCGAAGATCCTCAGTGACTTCGCCGTTTCGACATTGGCCTACTTCTTTATAGGCTACTGGATTTCCTATGGCGTGACTTTCATGCAACCGGCGGCGGTGCTCAGCGCGGATCACGGTTATGGCTTGGTGAAGTTCTTCTTTCTGCTGACCTTCGCGGCGGCGATTCCGGCGATTATTTCCGGTGGCATCGCCGAGCGTGCGCGCTTCGTCCCGCAGCTGTGTGCGACGGCGTTGATCGTGGCGTTCATTTATCCGTTTTTCGAGGGGATGATCTGGAACGGCAACTACGGTTTGCAAGCCTGGTTGCAGGAGCGCTTCGGTGCCAGTTTCCATGACTTCGCCGGCTCCGTCGTGGTTCACGCCATGGGTGGATGGCTGGCGCTGGCGGCGGTGCTGTTGCTTGGGCCGCGTCAGGGGCGTTATCGCGATGGCCGATTGGTGGCGTTCGCGCCGTCGAGCATTCCGTTTCTCGCCTTGGGTTCGTGGATCCTGATCGTTGGCTGGTTCGGCTTCAACGTCATGAGTGCGCAAACGTTGCAGGGCGTCAGTGGGTTGGTTGCGGTCAACTCGCTGATGGCAATGGTCGGCGGCACCATGGCGGCACTGATTGTCGGGCGCAATGACCCCGGTTTTCTGCACAACGGCCCCTTGGCCGGTCTCGTGGCGATCTGCGCCGGCTCCGATCTGATGCACCCGGTGGGTGCCCTGGTGACCGGTGCGATTGCCGGGGCGTTGTTCGTCTGGTGCTTTACGGCGGCCCAGAGCAAATGGCGGATCGATGATGTACTGGGCGTCTGGCCCTTGCATGGTCTGTGTGGTGTGTGGGGCGGTGTTGCATGCGGCATCTTCGGTCAGGCCTCCCTGGGGGGGCTGGGCGGGGTCAGTCTGATCAGTCAACTGATCGGCACCACGCTGGGAGTGGTCGTGGCATTGGTCGGTGGCTTTGCCGTCTACGGTGCAATCAAGGCGTTTCATGGTCTGCGCCTGAGTCAGGAAGAAGAGTATTACGGCGCCGACCTGTCTGTGCACAAGATCGGCGCTGTCAGTCAGGACTAG
- a CDS encoding YqjD family protein, with protein MARFKAKTAQEILMEDFQTLVSDTERLLEHTASLAGDQADELRDQIHDSLLRARETLKLTEDSLRERGQAAVNATEDYVQANPWQSVGIAAGVGFLIGLLATRR; from the coding sequence ATGGCCAGATTCAAGGCAAAGACCGCTCAAGAAATCCTGATGGAAGATTTTCAGACCCTGGTCAGCGACACCGAACGGTTGCTGGAACACACCGCTTCCCTGGCCGGCGACCAGGCGGACGAGTTGCGCGATCAGATCCACGACAGCCTGCTGCGCGCCCGTGAAACCCTGAAACTGACCGAAGACTCGCTGCGCGAACGTGGCCAGGCTGCGGTGAACGCAACTGAAGACTACGTTCAGGCCAATCCCTGGCAGTCGGTGGGCATTGCGGCGGGCGTGGGCTTTCTGATTGGCCTGCTGGCTACGCGGCGCTGA
- a CDS encoding phage holin family protein, which produces MSIGESGSSATGTSSSTRRLGAAFLGLLHSHVELFGIELQEQKARTVSLLLFAGLALVFALLLLVGLSALVLILLWDTYRLAGIIGLCVFYTLAAIFCAMRLKAAIFDESSPFHGTLQELANDRERLLP; this is translated from the coding sequence ATGTCGATCGGCGAATCCGGCTCGTCGGCGACGGGCACAAGCTCCTCAACGCGGCGCCTGGGTGCCGCTTTTCTAGGATTGCTGCACAGCCATGTCGAATTGTTCGGCATTGAATTGCAGGAACAGAAAGCACGCACGGTCAGCCTGCTGCTGTTTGCAGGCCTGGCGCTGGTCTTTGCCCTGCTGTTGCTGGTGGGATTGTCGGCGCTGGTGTTGATTCTGCTGTGGGACACCTATCGTCTGGCCGGCATTATCGGGCTTTGCGTGTTTTACACCTTGGCGGCCATCTTCTGTGCCATGCGATTGAAAGCGGCGATTTTCGATGAATCCTCACCCTTCCACGGCACCCTGCAAGAATTGGCCAATGATCGGGAGCGCCTGCTGCCATGA
- a CDS encoding EAL domain-containing protein, protein MIDGQPLACFQPFIDTATGRIAGVEALGRLRQADGQLTSVGPLFSDPRTPAIALRRLDRQIRDNALSRLHEAPSDWFLSLNMSPRWISRLRPDQALPSLKQLARHGVDPQRVVFEITELGGNSQRLADVVARYRQAGARIAIDDFGAGYSQLDRVLALQPDILKLDMRLFQAAALGGPSSDVVKALAQMAEKTGCWIIAEGVETEAQLNFALECGSRYVQGFLFARAQVDFFATDAFVERFAQLRQRYVQKKLVERGRLMVMRQQLSELMAILQDWAQARAPLSALPQLDAFPWLLRFYQCDRHGTQLTPNLEWRNNRWEADNRYLGHNWSWRPYFYHLLAEGWDERRLTLSNTYRDATSNQYCLTAGQFFDNGERLLLIDIDAIGL, encoded by the coding sequence GTGATCGACGGGCAACCGCTCGCCTGCTTTCAGCCGTTCATCGATACCGCCACCGGCCGTATCGCGGGGGTCGAAGCCCTGGGTCGCCTGCGCCAGGCAGACGGCCAACTGACCTCGGTCGGACCGCTCTTCTCTGACCCGCGAACGCCCGCCATTGCCCTGCGTCGTCTCGACCGGCAAATCCGCGATAACGCCCTGAGCCGCCTGCATGAAGCCCCTTCGGACTGGTTTCTGAGCCTGAATATGTCGCCGCGCTGGATCAGCCGACTGCGCCCGGACCAGGCGCTGCCGAGCCTCAAACAACTGGCCCGGCATGGCGTCGATCCGCAACGGGTAGTATTCGAGATTACTGAACTGGGTGGCAACAGCCAGCGTCTGGCCGACGTGGTGGCACGCTATCGCCAGGCGGGTGCGCGGATCGCCATCGATGATTTTGGCGCGGGCTACTCTCAACTCGATCGCGTGCTGGCGCTGCAACCGGACATCCTCAAACTCGACATGCGCCTGTTTCAGGCCGCAGCCCTCGGCGGGCCGAGCAGTGATGTGGTCAAGGCACTGGCGCAAATGGCCGAAAAAACCGGATGCTGGATCATCGCCGAAGGCGTGGAAACCGAAGCACAGCTCAATTTCGCTCTGGAATGCGGATCGCGCTACGTACAGGGTTTTCTCTTTGCTCGGGCACAGGTGGATTTTTTTGCCACCGACGCCTTTGTCGAACGCTTCGCCCAACTGCGCCAGCGCTACGTTCAAAAGAAGCTTGTCGAACGTGGACGGCTGATGGTCATGCGCCAGCAACTCAGTGAGCTGATGGCGATTCTGCAGGATTGGGCGCAGGCTCGTGCCCCGCTCAGTGCCTTGCCCCAACTGGATGCGTTCCCGTGGCTGCTGCGTTTCTATCAATGCGACCGCCACGGCACACAACTCACACCCAATCTGGAGTGGCGCAACAATCGCTGGGAGGCGGATAACCGCTACTTGGGCCACAACTGGTCATGGCGTCCATATTTCTATCACCTGCTCGCCGAAGGCTGGGATGAGCGTCGCCTGACGCTCTCCAACACCTACCGCGATGCCACCAGCAATCAGTATTGCCTGACCGCCGGGCAGTTTTTTGATAATGGCGAGCGCCTACTGCTGATCGACATCGACGCCATCGGTCTGTAG
- a CDS encoding deoxyguanosinetriphosphate triphosphohydrolase gives MDWQTLLNRERLGKPLHSPQELGRSPFHKDHDRIIFSGAFRRLGRKTQVHPVTSNDHIHTRLTHSLEVSCVGRSLGMRVGETIRSALPDWCEPSDLGMVVQSACLAHDIGNPPFGHSGEDAIRHWFQQAAGRGWLDAMSDVERNDFLNFEGNAQGFRVLTQLEYHQFDGGTRLTYATLGTYLKYPWTAKHADSLGYKKHKFGCYQSELPLLEQIAHKLGLPQLEDQRWARHPLVYLMEAADDICYALIDLEDGLEMDLLNYAEVESLLLDLVGDDLPETYRLLGPQDSRRRKLAILRGKAIEHLTNAAARAFVEQQEALLAGTLHGDLVEHMHGPAKRCVLNAKDMARKKIFQDKRKTLHEIGAYTTLEILLNAFCGAALEQHNGRTPSFKSRRILDLLSNNAPDPQGPLHASFLRMIDFIAGMTDSYASDMAQEMTGRSSHK, from the coding sequence TTGGATTGGCAAACCCTGCTTAACCGCGAACGTCTGGGAAAGCCGCTGCACAGCCCGCAAGAACTGGGTCGCAGCCCTTTCCACAAAGACCATGACCGCATCATTTTTTCCGGTGCGTTTCGCCGCCTCGGGCGCAAGACGCAAGTCCATCCGGTCACCAGCAACGATCACATCCATACGCGTCTTACTCACTCGCTGGAAGTCAGTTGTGTCGGCCGCTCACTGGGCATGCGCGTCGGCGAAACCATCCGCAGCGCCCTGCCCGACTGGTGCGAGCCGAGTGACCTGGGCATGGTGGTGCAATCGGCTTGCCTGGCTCACGACATCGGCAACCCGCCCTTCGGCCATTCGGGAGAAGATGCGATCCGGCACTGGTTTCAGCAAGCCGCCGGGCGTGGCTGGCTGGATGCGATGAGCGATGTCGAACGCAATGACTTCCTCAACTTCGAAGGTAACGCTCAGGGTTTCCGTGTCCTGACCCAACTCGAATATCACCAGTTCGACGGCGGCACACGGCTGACCTACGCCACCTTGGGCACTTATCTGAAGTACCCATGGACGGCCAAACACGCTGACTCACTGGGCTACAAAAAGCACAAGTTCGGCTGCTATCAGAGCGAGTTGCCATTGCTCGAACAGATCGCTCACAAACTCGGTCTGCCGCAACTGGAAGATCAGCGCTGGGCCCGTCATCCATTGGTGTACCTCATGGAAGCTGCCGATGACATCTGCTACGCGCTGATCGATCTCGAAGATGGCCTGGAGATGGATCTGCTGAACTACGCCGAAGTCGAATCCCTGCTGCTGGATCTGGTAGGCGACGATCTGCCGGAAACCTATCGCCTGCTCGGCCCACAGGATTCGCGTCGACGCAAACTGGCGATCCTGCGGGGCAAGGCCATCGAGCATCTGACCAATGCCGCCGCCCGTGCGTTTGTCGAACAGCAGGAAGCACTGCTGGCTGGCACCCTGCATGGCGACCTGGTGGAGCACATGCACGGTCCGGCAAAACGCTGCGTGTTGAATGCCAAGGACATGGCCCGTAAAAAAATCTTCCAGGACAAACGCAAGACGCTGCATGAAATCGGCGCCTATACCACCCTGGAAATTTTGCTCAACGCCTTCTGCGGCGCGGCCCTGGAGCAACACAACGGTCGCACGCCGTCGTTTAAGAGTCGGCGCATCCTGGACTTGCTCAGTAACAATGCACCGGATCCCCAAGGTCCTTTGCACGCCTCGTTCCTGCGTATGATTGATTTTATCGCCGGCATGACCGATAGCTATGCCAGTGACATGGCCCAGGAAATGACCGGTCGCTCCAGCCACAAATGA
- a CDS encoding response regulator, which yields MFEHDLRILLVEDHPFQLKATQCLLENAGFTQLTVSDTAESALQKMLGATHPFDILLCDQCLPDLSGLDLIQFASHRGMIKQAILLSSLTTLELDALEKQACERKLPLLGYLIKPLKQSDFRKLLTLTRI from the coding sequence ATGTTTGAACATGATTTGCGCATCTTGCTGGTGGAAGACCATCCCTTTCAGCTCAAGGCTACTCAATGCCTGCTGGAAAATGCCGGCTTCACCCAATTGACTGTTTCCGACACGGCCGAAAGCGCTCTGCAAAAAATGCTCGGTGCAACACATCCCTTTGATATTTTGCTGTGTGATCAATGCCTGCCAGATCTATCCGGACTTGATTTGATTCAGTTTGCCAGTCATAGAGGAATGATCAAACAGGCTATATTGCTGAGCAGCCTGACCACGCTTGAACTGGATGCACTTGAAAAACAGGCCTGCGAGCGAAAACTGCCCTTGCTGGGCTATTTAATCAAACCTTTGAAACAATCAGACTTTAGAAAACTGTTGACCCTGACACGAATATAA
- a CDS encoding response regulator transcription factor, with protein MNSVFIVDDHPVIRLAVRMLLEHEGYKVVGETDNGVDAMQMVRECMPDLIILDISIPKLDGLEVLARFNAMSTPLKTLVLTAQCPTLFGIRCMQSGASGYVCKQEDLSELVSAIKAVLSGYNYFPSQALNPVRPDDARYAELELFKSVNDRELMVLQLFAQGRTNKEIAKGMFLSNKTVSTYKKRLMQKLKAKSLVELIEMAKRNALV; from the coding sequence ATGAACTCCGTTTTTATTGTCGACGATCACCCCGTCATCCGTCTTGCCGTGCGGATGCTGCTGGAACATGAAGGTTATAAAGTCGTTGGTGAAACAGATAATGGGGTCGATGCCATGCAGATGGTGCGCGAATGCATGCCCGACCTGATCATTCTCGACATCAGTATTCCAAAACTCGATGGACTGGAAGTTCTTGCACGATTCAACGCCATGAGCACACCGCTGAAAACACTGGTACTGACAGCGCAGTGCCCGACACTTTTCGGTATTCGCTGCATGCAGTCCGGTGCATCAGGTTATGTTTGCAAACAAGAGGACCTCAGCGAACTGGTCAGCGCCATCAAGGCGGTACTTTCCGGTTACAACTATTTCCCCAGCCAGGCGTTAAATCCTGTGCGCCCAGATGATGCGCGTTATGCCGAACTGGAGCTGTTCAAGTCAGTCAATGACCGGGAGTTGATGGTGCTGCAACTTTTCGCCCAAGGACGCACCAACAAGGAAATTGCCAAAGGCATGTTTTTAAGTAACAAAACAGTCAGCACTTACAAAAAGCGGCTCATGCAAAAACTCAAGGCGAAGTCCCTGGTAGAACTCATCGAGATGGCAAAACGTAACGCATTGGTGTGA
- a CDS encoding HD domain-containing phosphohydrolase yields the protein MPSPLHPDKRRFPLHVHISVMFTFLLLLTGVVLGIFNYRQTTQVILSSSEKVFERIEQDVRLDLQSTYVPIRHLLSLLADNPAAQAGGLEPRLALLKPFSQALKDNPNLASLYLGYANGDFFMVRPLRGDALKKLLNAPTTAAYQVWSIERRAGDNQVHSQSLFYDAALTRISRQDLADETYDPRSRTWFSSALEDPDQITTDPYVFFSTHNVGTTLARRSDNGVVMGADLTLAELSATLAKHVVTPATEIVLFDARGNAIAYPDSRKLIIDDQTVHLSKAADLSPAIGALLAGHPEGNRLEVNGRQWIVARSSMQEGGPQGLQLALLVPEDELLVDAYRMRWQGALVTLAILLLCLPLGWLTSRLLVKPLHALVEEADAIRSFDFNFPASRRSPVLEVDQLSLSMARMKESLGSFFRITDSLGAETRFAPLLQKVLFETVKIAQAQAGLIYLREGDGQRLEPHGLIIDGTPEALSSFDIQGHEPESSQSPAWLLQLSRTDNLVTHLGFEQAGDLQRVLLAIDSPRVHLIGIRLRNRHNETVGLLVLLLADSGSQRDLEKLRPDRIAFLQAVSGAAAVSIESQRLQAKQKQLLDAFIQLLAGAIDAKSPYTGGHCQRVPALTLMLAQAAAASEAPAFSGYQPSEDEWEALHIAAWLHDCGKVTTPEYVVDKATKLETLNDRIHEIRTRFEVLKRDAWIGYWQALALGGDAQPLAEQRNASLAALDDDFAFVARCNMGSEAMAGADLQRLNLIAQRTWSRTLDDRIGVSWEENRRQAATAAPTLPVNEPLLGDKPEHLFERAEAELIPSENPWGFKLDAPRYKYNRGELYNLSIVRGTLTREERYVINHHMVQTILMLSHLPFPGHLNSVAEIAGGHHEKMDGTGYPKQLKREEMSLPARMMAIADIFEALTAADRPYKKAKSLSEALGIMATMCRDAHIDPELFGLFINERIYLRYADQFLTPQQIDAVDPLGLLVKAGLAA from the coding sequence ATGCCCAGCCCACTGCACCCGGATAAACGACGGTTTCCACTGCACGTCCATATCAGCGTCATGTTCACTTTCCTGTTGCTGCTGACCGGTGTGGTACTGGGCATTTTCAATTACCGGCAAACCACCCAGGTCATTCTGTCCAGCAGCGAAAAAGTGTTCGAACGAATTGAACAGGACGTACGGCTGGACCTCCAGTCTACGTATGTGCCGATCCGGCATTTGCTCAGCCTGCTGGCCGATAACCCGGCTGCCCAGGCGGGCGGGCTCGAACCACGTCTGGCGCTGCTCAAGCCGTTCAGCCAGGCGCTCAAGGACAACCCCAACCTTGCCTCGCTGTATCTGGGCTACGCCAATGGCGACTTCTTCATGGTTCGTCCGTTGCGCGGCGATGCACTCAAAAAGCTGCTCAACGCCCCGACCACTGCGGCCTATCAGGTATGGAGCATCGAACGGCGGGCAGGCGACAATCAGGTTCACTCACAATCCTTGTTTTATGATGCGGCCCTGACCCGCATCAGCCGCCAGGACCTCGCCGACGAAACCTATGACCCTCGCAGCCGTACCTGGTTTTCCAGTGCCCTCGAAGACCCGGATCAAATCACGACCGATCCTTACGTCTTTTTCTCCACCCACAACGTCGGCACCACCCTGGCCCGGCGCAGCGACAATGGCGTCGTCATGGGAGCAGACCTGACGCTGGCCGAACTCTCAGCCACCCTGGCTAAACACGTGGTCACCCCCGCCACCGAAATCGTCCTGTTCGACGCTCGGGGCAATGCCATTGCCTACCCCGACAGCCGCAAGCTGATCATCGACGACCAGACCGTCCACCTGAGCAAGGCCGCCGATCTGAGCCCCGCCATCGGCGCCTTGCTCGCCGGACACCCAGAAGGAAATCGCCTGGAAGTTAACGGCCGGCAATGGATTGTCGCCCGCAGTAGCATGCAGGAGGGCGGTCCACAGGGTTTGCAACTGGCGCTGCTGGTGCCCGAGGATGAGTTGCTGGTCGACGCCTATCGCATGCGCTGGCAAGGGGCGCTGGTAACACTGGCGATCCTGCTGCTATGCCTTCCCTTGGGCTGGCTGACCTCAAGACTGCTGGTCAAGCCTCTGCACGCATTGGTGGAAGAAGCCGATGCGATTCGCAGTTTCGATTTCAATTTTCCCGCCAGCCGCCGCTCGCCGGTGCTTGAGGTGGATCAGTTGAGCCTGTCAATGGCGCGCATGAAGGAATCCCTGGGCAGCTTTTTCCGAATCACCGACAGCCTGGGAGCCGAGACCCGCTTCGCGCCGCTGTTGCAAAAAGTCTTGTTCGAAACCGTGAAAATCGCCCAAGCCCAGGCGGGGCTGATCTATCTGCGTGAAGGCGATGGCCAGCGACTGGAACCCCATGGCCTGATCATTGATGGCACGCCCGAGGCGTTGTCGTCGTTCGATATTCAGGGCCACGAACCTGAGAGTTCGCAGAGCCCGGCCTGGTTGCTACAGCTATCCAGGACCGACAACCTGGTCACCCACCTGGGCTTCGAACAGGCAGGCGACTTGCAGAGGGTGCTGCTGGCAATCGACAGCCCTCGGGTACACCTGATCGGGATTCGTCTGCGCAATCGTCATAACGAAACCGTGGGGCTGCTGGTCCTGCTGCTGGCCGACAGCGGTAGCCAGCGTGATCTGGAAAAGCTTCGACCTGACCGGATTGCGTTTCTGCAAGCGGTGTCCGGTGCGGCGGCGGTAAGTATTGAAAGCCAGCGCCTGCAAGCCAAACAGAAACAACTGCTGGATGCCTTCATTCAACTGCTGGCTGGCGCTATCGACGCCAAGAGTCCTTACACCGGTGGTCACTGCCAACGGGTACCGGCACTGACACTGATGCTCGCTCAAGCGGCCGCGGCCAGCGAAGCCCCGGCATTCAGCGGATATCAGCCCAGCGAAGATGAGTGGGAAGCGCTGCACATTGCCGCCTGGCTGCACGATTGCGGCAAGGTCACCACGCCCGAGTACGTCGTGGACAAAGCCACCAAGCTGGAAACCCTGAACGACCGCATCCACGAAATTCGCACCCGCTTCGAGGTACTCAAGCGCGACGCCTGGATTGGCTATTGGCAGGCCCTGGCCCTTGGCGGCGATGCACAACCGCTAGCCGAACAGCGCAATGCCAGCCTGGCAGCACTGGACGATGACTTCGCCTTTGTCGCCCGTTGCAATATGGGCAGCGAAGCCATGGCCGGGGCGGACCTGCAACGGCTGAACCTGATCGCCCAGCGCACCTGGAGTCGAACGCTGGATGATCGAATCGGCGTTTCCTGGGAGGAAAACCGGCGCCAGGCTGCCACTGCGGCGCCAACGCTGCCGGTCAATGAACCACTGCTGGGCGACAAACCCGAGCATCTATTCGAACGCGCCGAGGCCGAATTGATCCCGTCCGAGAACCCGTGGGGATTCAAACTCGATGCGCCACGCTACAAATACAATCGCGGCGAGCTCTACAACCTGAGCATCGTGCGGGGCACGCTGACGCGCGAAGAGCGCTACGTGATCAATCATCACATGGTGCAGACGATCCTGATGCTCAGTCACCTGCCGTTCCCGGGCCACCTCAATAGCGTCGCGGAAATCGCTGGCGGCCATCATGAAAAAATGGATGGCACCGGTTATCCCAAACAGCTGAAACGCGAAGAAATGAGCCTGCCGGCGCGGATGATGGCGATTGCCGATATTTTCGAGGCACTGACCGCCGCCGACCGCCCTTACAAAAAAGCCAAATCGCTGAGCGAAGCGCTGGGCATCATGGCTACCATGTGCCGTGACGCCCATATCGATCCCGAGCTGTTCGGGCTATTTATCAACGAGCGGATTTACTTGCGGTACGCCGACCAGTTTCTCACCCCACAGCAGATTGATGCGGTAGACCCCCTCGGCCTGCTGGTCAAGGCAGGCCTGGCAGCCTGA
- a CDS encoding GAF domain-containing protein: MINLEKSGQGLEGYGMLWAQLESLLADERDFIANAAQFSAFLYNQLEDLNWAGFYLNRNEELVLGPFQGQIACVRIAFGRGVCGAAAATLQTQRVEDVHAFAGHIACDSASNSELVVPLVKDGRLIGVLDLDSPKLARFSADDQAGIEQLAAIFLRLTDC; this comes from the coding sequence ATGATCAATCTGGAAAAGAGCGGGCAGGGCCTTGAGGGCTACGGCATGCTGTGGGCGCAGCTGGAATCGCTGCTGGCGGACGAACGGGATTTCATCGCCAATGCGGCGCAGTTTTCGGCGTTTCTGTATAACCAGCTTGAGGACCTGAACTGGGCCGGCTTCTACCTCAATCGCAATGAAGAACTGGTGTTGGGACCGTTTCAGGGCCAGATCGCCTGTGTGCGGATTGCGTTTGGTCGGGGTGTTTGCGGCGCCGCCGCAGCGACTTTGCAGACGCAACGGGTCGAGGACGTGCATGCATTTGCCGGCCACATCGCTTGCGACAGCGCGTCGAACAGCGAGTTGGTCGTGCCGCTGGTCAAGGACGGCCGCCTGATTGGCGTACTCGACCTGGACAGTCCGAAACTGGCGCGATTCAGCGCTGATGATCAAGCCGGTATCGAACAACTGGCGGCGATTTTCCTGCGCCTGACCGATTGCTGA